The Fodinibius salicampi DNA segment TTCCATCACATAGATTTCGCCGTCACGGTGAATTTCTGCATAAAAGTGTGAAGATAAGGCATTAACACAACTTACCCCCACCCCGTGAAGACCTCCGGAAACCTTATAGGTATTTTTATCAAACTTACCCCCGGCGTGGAGCTTGGTAAGAACTACCTCAACAGCAGGCAATTTAATTTTAGGATGCTCATCTACCGGGATACCACGGCCGTTATCCGTAATAGTAATGGAGCCGTCCTTATTGATAATGACTTCCAACAAATCGCAGTGGCCTTCCATGGCCTCATCAATGGAGTTATCAACAACCTCGTTGATAAGATGGTGGAGTCCGCGCTGTCCGGTATCCCCAATATACATGGCCGGACGCTTTCGTACTGCTTCAAGACCCTCCAATACCTGAATGTTTTCCGCCTTATAATCTGAACCTTTCTTCTTTGCCATAAAAATAGATATGAATAGGGTTTAAAATAGTGATGAAGACGCCTGAAAATACTGTATATAAAGGCAAAATCAAAGCGAGCGATGGGAGTTATTGGCAAAAGCGCATATCTGTCCGCAGATCAAATTTAAGCTTTTTTAATAGCTTTAGATTTTCGAGCTATTAAGCATCTATACTTTTTTCTCGATAGGAGGTATTTATCATAAAAAGAGAGATTGACCTTTAATAGTATTAAGCTTATTTTCCCTGTCTATCTACGAAATATAACCAATGAGTTTTTCTTATTTACAATCATGGCACGTAAAGATGATATAACCGGCAAGGGAGCGCAGAACGGCTACCGCTCCTCCAAGTCAAATAACAAAACGAAGCACAAATTTCAGCAAAATCTTCAGAAAAAACGTTTTTACGTTCCCGAAGAGGACAAGTGGGTTACGCTGAAAGTTTCTGCTAAAACGCTTCGCACGATCAACAAGAAAGGCATTAGTGCCGTCTTAAAAGAAGCCAGAAAAAAAGGAACTCTTTTAAAAGACGTATAACATTATGGCAAAAGGAAACAGAGTACAAGTAATTTTGGAGTGCACGGAAAAACCGGGTTCTTCGCGGTATGTTACGACCAAGAATCGTCGCAACAATCCCGACCGAATTGAGCTTAAAAAGTACAATCCGGTTCTTCGCAAGCACACCGTTCATAAAGAAATTAAATAGGAACTGATTAGAACTATGGCTAAGAAGAAAACATTTGGTAGCAAAAAGGACGAACAAAAAGGATCGGACCGACAAATGGCAAAGGTGATCGTTGCTAAGAAAACCGCCAATAATAAGTACGGTTATAAAGAGGCAATGGTCGACCGTGATGATGTTCAGGATTTTATCAAGCAAAACAAAGAATAACACTTATTCTCCTTTGCCGGAAAAGGTTGCATTCGTTTTTGCGGGTGGAACCTTTTTTTTTGCCACCTTCGTTTAACCCTCAACTAATATATTAATCTGGATTATGGCACTAAAAGATCAAATAATGGCCGATCTAAAACAGGCCATGAAGGATAAGGATCAAGATAAGCTTAAAGTTCTGCGGTCGCTGAAAGCGAAACTTCTGGAACGGGAAATAAGCGAACGCAAAGAAGGCGAAGCTACTCTTTCCGATGAACAAACTGTCGAAGTGCTGATGAAGGCTGCCAAGCAGCGCAAAGAATCTATCGAGCAATTCGGGGAAGGAGGGCGCGAGGACCTGGTTGCATCAGAGGAAGCCGAACTTGAGATCATTAACTCCTATCTGCCCAAGATGCTCTCTGAAGAGGAGGTGCGCGATGTTGCCCGGGAAAAGATAGAAGCCTTGGGCGCCGAGAATATGGCTGACATGGGCAAGGTAATGGGCGTTATGATGCAGGAATTGAAGGGGAAAGCCGAAGGCTCACTTGTTAGCAAGGTGGTTAAAGAGGAACTATCCTGACCATTAAACACCCATGAATATCCTGGATTTTTTGATATTATTACCTATTGCTTTTTTCGGCTACCGGGGATTCAAAAATGGGTTTGTCCAGGAGGTTTTAGGCATTGTCGGCATTATTTTGGGGGTGTTCCTCACCTTCCAATATATGCATCCGGCAGGCGAATATCTTCGTCCCTATCTTTCAGAGTACGAAACTTATATTCCTTTTATCGCTGCCCTGCTCATTTTTATTACGACGCTGGTCGTAGTTAATATTATTGCCTACGCTGCAAGCAAGCTGCTTGAAGCGATCCAGCTGAATTTTATTAATCGCATCGCCGGACTTTCATTTGGGGCACTTAAAAGCGGTATTGCAATCAGTGCTCTATTGCTTGTCGCCGCGGGCTTTAATATGCCATCACAGGATGTTAGGGAACAATCAGCCTCTTATCCCTACGTCATTTATCTGGCTCCCTGGGCATACGATACCGTTGCTTCGGTTTATCCGGGGGCTAAAGATTTTGTGGAAACAGTGCAAAAAACAATAGACGAACATAATCCCATTCAAAATTTTCCATTTTTAGAACAGTAATTATTTAGATAATCATGGCATTTTTACCTGTTGAAGAACAACTTGATGTTATTAAAAGAGGCACAGTGGAAATTGTGCCGGAAGAAGAGCTGGTGGAAAAGCTCAAAGAATCAAAGAAAGAAGACCGTCCACTTAAAATAAAGCTGGGATGTGATCCAACGCGTCCGGATTTACACCTAGGCCACTCAGTAATCCTCCGCAAGCTGCGCCAGTTCCAGGATCTGGGCCACGAGGCCATTCTTATCATCGGTGATTTCACCGCACTTATTGGCGATCCTACCGGGAGGAATCAAACACGCCCGGCCCTTAGCCGCGAGGAAATCGAAGAAAATGCCTCTACCTATCTCGATCAGGCTACCCAGATTCTAGATGAATCCAAAACTACGATTGTATACAACTCAGAATGGCTTGGAACCATGGGTTTTGAGGATGTGATTAAGCTCTCTTCAAAGCTCACCGTGGCACAAATGATTGAGCGAGATGATTTTTCCAAACGCTACGAGAATAATGAGCCTATTTCGCTTCACGAGTTTCTCTATCCCCTGGCACAGGGACAGGATTCCGTTCATCTTCAATCCGATGTTGAGCTCGGAGGTACCGATCAAAAATTTAACCTCTTGGTGGGACGAGCACTTCAAAAAGATGATGGGCAGGAGCCCCAAGCAGCACTTATGATGCCGCTGCTGGTAGGTACCGATGGCAGTAAAAAAATGTCTAAATCCTACGACAATTATATTGGAATTACCGAAGGTCCCAATGACATGTACGGGAAGGTCCTTTCAATTCCCGATGACCTTATCTATTCATGGTTTGAACTACTCTCCGATGTTTCCGTTGATGAGCTTCCCAAATACAAGAAAAAGGCTAGGGAAGATCCACGGAATACTAAACATGAATTAGCGCTGGTTATTACCCGCATGTATCACGGAGAGGAAAAGGCTACGGAGGCACGTGAACATTTCGAGCAAACCATTATTGGGAATGAAATTCCCGATGATGCTCCTACCCTTACCTATGAAACGGACACCGAAGTGCGCCTTCTGGATATTGTTTCCGATGCCGGATTTACTTCTAGTAACGGGGAAACAAAACGACTCATCCAGCAGGGCGGCATTTCAATTGACGATGAAAAGATTTCGGACAAGGGCTACAGCGTAACTTTCAAAGCTGATACGGAGTTTACGCTGAAAGTTGGTAAACGGAACTACGCGATTGTGAAGAGCAAGTAATCAAGAACTTCGTATTCCGTAATGGGTAAGGAGTAAGAATAATTGATTCTTGTTACTCCTTACTTTTATTACCCTTCTTCTAAGATTAATCTTCTAAAAAGAAATTAACCCATGCTTAAAATATCATCTCTCAATGTAAATGGAATTCGTGCGGCCCATCGTCATGGCTTTACGGACTGGGTAAGTCAAAATAAGCCCGATATTATTTGTCTGCAGGAGCTCCGTGCCCTTGAGCACCAGGTCCCGGATCCTATCCAGAACATGGATTATCACTCGGTGTATCATACGGCTGAGAAGAAGGGATATTCCGGGGTGGGCATCCTCTCCCGGGAAAAACCCATCCAAATACAAAAAGGGATTGGTGTGGACTGGATTGATAATGAAGGACGTATCCTTATGTCCGAATTTGAAGATCTGATTGTATTTTCTGTTTATGCTCCCAGCGGTACCACCGGTGATGAGCGACAGGACTTGAAAATGGAATTTCTGGATCACTTTCTCCCCTTTGCCCAAAAGTATTTATCCGGAAATAAGCCTGTTGTTTTCTGTGGAGATTATAACATCTGTCACAAACCGATCGATATTCATAACCCCAAAAGAAACAAAAACACCTCGGGCTTCCTGCCTGAAGAACGGGAATGGGTGACCCAGCTTTTAGAGACCGGCTTTGAGGATGCATATCGGCGCCTGCATGAAGGAGAGGAAGATTTGTATAGCTGGTGGAGTTACCGCGCCGCATCCAAGGAGCGGAACAAGGGCTGGAGAATTGATTACCACATGACCTGCCCTACCCTGCTTGAGGCCGCAGAAGAGGCCGTTATTGAAAGAGAATGGGATTTATCCGATCATGCCCCTGTAACGATCAGTTACAGTATTTAAAGTACCCTTAAGGCTTTGCCAACAATATTGTATATTCGCTATATTATAAAACATCGTAATCTTTTTACTACCTTATTATCTAACTGATGGGCACGCATTACGAAGGCACGAAAAAGGAAGAACAAACACTGAACGCATTTATCAAGCTGATGCGTGCAACCGAATCAATTAATAATAGACTTAACCGCCAGCTGGCAGAGCAAGATTTAACAGTCAGTCAGTTTGGCGTTTTGGAAGCACTCCTTCACTTGGGGCCCCTCAACCAAAAGGCATTGGGAGAAAAACTTCTAAAAAGCGGCGGAAACATAACCTTAGTCATTGATAACCTTGAAAAAAGCGGCTGGGTAGAACGACAGCGAGATCCCGAAGATCGCCGCTCTATGCTTATTCATCTTACCGAGGCAGGTGAAAAATTAATTCGCTCCTATTTTCCTGAGCACCTTAAGCACATAATGAAGGAATTTGAGCCTCTAACCAGCAAAGAGCTGGAAAAGCTTGCTGAAATGTGCAAAAAAATAGGGAGAAAGGAAGAAGACAATAAGTAATCCCTAATCTGAGTTATAGAGTGTGGGTATTGAGAATAATATCTCAATTACAGAGTAGCTTCATAACCCTCCGGGGATGGGCGTTATCGTCCATCCCCTTT contains these protein-coding regions:
- the rpmB gene encoding 50S ribosomal protein L28, with product MARKDDITGKGAQNGYRSSKSNNKTKHKFQQNLQKKRFYVPEEDKWVTLKVSAKTLRTINKKGISAVLKEARKKGTLLKDV
- the rpmG gene encoding 50S ribosomal protein L33 gives rise to the protein MAKGNRVQVILECTEKPGSSRYVTTKNRRNNPDRIELKKYNPVLRKHTVHKEIK
- a CDS encoding DUF4295 domain-containing protein, which produces MAKKKTFGSKKDEQKGSDRQMAKVIVAKKTANNKYGYKEAMVDRDDVQDFIKQNKE
- a CDS encoding GatB/YqeY domain-containing protein — translated: MALKDQIMADLKQAMKDKDQDKLKVLRSLKAKLLEREISERKEGEATLSDEQTVEVLMKAAKQRKESIEQFGEGGREDLVASEEAELEIINSYLPKMLSEEEVRDVAREKIEALGAENMADMGKVMGVMMQELKGKAEGSLVSKVVKEELS
- a CDS encoding CvpA family protein, producing the protein MNILDFLILLPIAFFGYRGFKNGFVQEVLGIVGIILGVFLTFQYMHPAGEYLRPYLSEYETYIPFIAALLIFITTLVVVNIIAYAASKLLEAIQLNFINRIAGLSFGALKSGIAISALLLVAAGFNMPSQDVREQSASYPYVIYLAPWAYDTVASVYPGAKDFVETVQKTIDEHNPIQNFPFLEQ
- the tyrS gene encoding tyrosine--tRNA ligase — translated: MAFLPVEEQLDVIKRGTVEIVPEEELVEKLKESKKEDRPLKIKLGCDPTRPDLHLGHSVILRKLRQFQDLGHEAILIIGDFTALIGDPTGRNQTRPALSREEIEENASTYLDQATQILDESKTTIVYNSEWLGTMGFEDVIKLSSKLTVAQMIERDDFSKRYENNEPISLHEFLYPLAQGQDSVHLQSDVELGGTDQKFNLLVGRALQKDDGQEPQAALMMPLLVGTDGSKKMSKSYDNYIGITEGPNDMYGKVLSIPDDLIYSWFELLSDVSVDELPKYKKKAREDPRNTKHELALVITRMYHGEEKATEAREHFEQTIIGNEIPDDAPTLTYETDTEVRLLDIVSDAGFTSSNGETKRLIQQGGISIDDEKISDKGYSVTFKADTEFTLKVGKRNYAIVKSK
- a CDS encoding exodeoxyribonuclease III, whose amino-acid sequence is MLKISSLNVNGIRAAHRHGFTDWVSQNKPDIICLQELRALEHQVPDPIQNMDYHSVYHTAEKKGYSGVGILSREKPIQIQKGIGVDWIDNEGRILMSEFEDLIVFSVYAPSGTTGDERQDLKMEFLDHFLPFAQKYLSGNKPVVFCGDYNICHKPIDIHNPKRNKNTSGFLPEEREWVTQLLETGFEDAYRRLHEGEEDLYSWWSYRAASKERNKGWRIDYHMTCPTLLEAAEEAVIEREWDLSDHAPVTISYSI
- a CDS encoding MarR family winged helix-turn-helix transcriptional regulator, translated to MGTHYEGTKKEEQTLNAFIKLMRATESINNRLNRQLAEQDLTVSQFGVLEALLHLGPLNQKALGEKLLKSGGNITLVIDNLEKSGWVERQRDPEDRRSMLIHLTEAGEKLIRSYFPEHLKHIMKEFEPLTSKELEKLAEMCKKIGRKEEDNK